A window from Citrobacter amalonaticus encodes these proteins:
- the holA gene encoding DNA polymerase III subunit delta, which produces MIRLYPEQLRAQLSEGLRAAYLLLGNDPLLLQEGQDAIRQVAATQGFDEHHTFTLDNNTDWNALFSQCQAMSLFASRQTLLLLLPENGPNAAINEQLATLVKLLHDDLLLIVRGNKLSKAQENAAWFKALTDRSVQISCQTPEQAQLPRWVAARAKQNNLQLDDAANQLLCYCYEGNLLALAQALERLSLLWPDGKLTLPRVEQAVNDAAHFTPFHWVDALIMGKSKRALHILQQLRLEGSEPVILLRTLQRELLLLVTLKRQSAHTPLRTLFDKHRVWQNRRGMIGDALNRLSPAQLRQAVQLLTRTEITLKQDYGQSVWAELEGLSLLICHKALAEVFIDG; this is translated from the coding sequence ATGATTCGGTTGTACCCTGAACAACTCCGCGCGCAACTCTCTGAAGGGTTGCGCGCGGCGTATCTGCTCCTTGGAAACGACCCATTGTTGTTGCAGGAAGGCCAGGATGCCATCCGTCAGGTTGCGGCAACGCAGGGGTTCGACGAACACCACACGTTTACTCTCGACAACAATACCGACTGGAACGCATTATTCTCGCAATGCCAGGCGATGAGTCTGTTCGCCAGCCGTCAGACGCTGTTGTTGCTACTGCCCGAAAACGGTCCGAATGCCGCGATTAATGAACAACTGGCAACGTTGGTTAAGTTGCTGCATGACGATCTGCTGCTGATCGTACGCGGTAACAAGCTCAGCAAAGCCCAGGAAAATGCCGCATGGTTTAAAGCGCTGACCGATCGAAGCGTACAGATCAGTTGTCAGACGCCGGAGCAGGCGCAACTTCCCCGCTGGGTGGCGGCGCGCGCAAAACAAAATAATCTGCAGCTGGACGACGCAGCAAATCAACTGTTGTGCTATTGCTATGAAGGTAACCTGCTGGCGCTGGCGCAGGCACTGGAGCGTTTATCGTTACTGTGGCCCGACGGAAAGCTCACCCTGCCTCGCGTCGAGCAGGCCGTTAATGATGCCGCCCACTTCACCCCATTCCATTGGGTGGATGCGCTGATCATGGGCAAAAGTAAGCGCGCACTGCACATTCTTCAGCAGTTACGTCTGGAAGGCAGCGAACCGGTTATTTTGCTGCGAACCCTGCAACGTGAACTGTTGCTGCTGGTTACGCTGAAACGCCAGTCGGCCCATACCCCGCTGCGCACGCTTTTTGATAAGCATCGCGTCTGGCAAAACCGTCGGGGCATGATTGGCGACGCGCTGAACCGACTGAGTCCGGCGCAGTTACGTCAGGCGGTCCAGTTACTGACACGTACGGAAATCACGCTGAAGCAGGACTATGGCCAGTCGGTCTGGGCGGAGCTTGAAGGGCTCTCACTGCTGATTTGCCACAAAGCGCTGGCTGAAGTTTTTATTGATGGCTGA
- a CDS encoding adenosylcobalamin/alpha-ribazole phosphatase — translation MRLWLVRHGETEANVAGLYSGHAPTPLTGRGVAQAQTLNTLLRQVPFKQVLCSELERAQHTARLVLQGRELPLQVKPELNEMFFGDWEMRHHQDLAREDAENYAAWCNDWQNAVPTNGEGFQAFAQRVEQAISILADYQHHDHVLIVSHQGVLSLLIARLLAMPAAAMWHFRVEQGCWSAIDFTGDFATLRVLNSRAIWTPGE, via the coding sequence ATGCGACTCTGGTTAGTTCGTCATGGTGAAACCGAGGCTAATGTGGCGGGATTGTACAGCGGTCATGCCCCCACACCGTTGACCGGGCGCGGCGTGGCGCAAGCGCAAACGCTGAATACACTGCTTCGCCAGGTTCCCTTTAAGCAGGTGCTGTGTAGCGAACTGGAGCGCGCGCAGCACACGGCGCGCTTAGTGCTTCAGGGACGTGAACTGCCGCTACAGGTGAAGCCTGAGCTCAATGAGATGTTTTTTGGTGACTGGGAGATGCGTCATCACCAGGATCTGGCCCGCGAAGATGCCGAAAACTACGCGGCCTGGTGCAACGACTGGCAAAATGCCGTTCCCACCAATGGGGAAGGATTTCAGGCTTTCGCCCAGCGCGTTGAGCAGGCAATTTCGATCCTCGCTGACTATCAGCACCATGATCATGTGCTGATAGTCAGCCATCAGGGTGTTCTCAGCCTGTTAATCGCCCGGTTGCTTGCCATGCCCGCCGCGGCGATGTGGCATTTTCGCGTTGAGCAAGGCTGCTGGAGTGCCATTGATTTTACTGGCGATTTTGCCACGCTTCGGGTTCTCAACAGCAGAGCGATATGGACGCCCGGCGAGTAA
- the cobD gene encoding threonine-phosphate decarboxylase CobD: MSLFQSAHGGNIREAAEFLGISPEKLLDFSANINPLGMPETVKRAIVDNLHLAERYPDVDYRHLHQALARHHQVPVEWILAGNGETESIFTLVNGLKPRRAMIVAPGFAEYRRALQWSECAIDTFMLREEDGWQLTGAILDALTAELDCLFLCTPNNPTGLLPERALLEAIAGRCQALNIALILDEAFIDFIADEAGFIPLLKDNPHIWVLRSLTKFYAIPGLRLGYLLNSDVQAVAAMRARQMPWSINAFAALAGEQVLEDTAYQQATWQWLREEGGRFYQQLCALSGLTVYPGQANYLLLRCETDLQRALLTRHILIRSCANYPGLDGRYFRVAIRSQEENNRLLAALTEVLSDTVHAH, translated from the coding sequence ATGTCTCTATTCCAAAGCGCCCACGGCGGTAATATCCGTGAGGCGGCTGAGTTTCTCGGGATCTCGCCCGAGAAGTTGCTGGATTTTAGCGCGAATATTAATCCACTGGGTATGCCTGAAACGGTAAAACGCGCCATTGTCGACAATTTACACCTTGCCGAGCGCTATCCTGACGTCGATTACCGCCATCTGCATCAGGCACTGGCCCGACATCATCAGGTTCCCGTCGAATGGATCCTCGCCGGAAACGGTGAGACGGAGTCGATCTTTACTCTGGTGAACGGTTTGAAACCGCGGCGAGCGATGATCGTCGCGCCGGGATTTGCCGAATACCGCCGCGCGTTGCAGTGGAGCGAATGCGCGATTGATACGTTCATGCTGCGTGAAGAGGATGGCTGGCAACTGACCGGGGCGATTCTTGATGCGTTAACGGCAGAACTGGACTGTCTGTTTTTGTGCACGCCTAACAATCCCACCGGATTACTGCCGGAGCGGGCGTTACTCGAGGCGATTGCCGGGCGCTGTCAGGCGCTAAATATTGCGCTGATTCTTGATGAAGCATTTATCGATTTTATCGCAGACGAAGCGGGATTTATTCCGCTGTTAAAGGATAACCCGCATATCTGGGTTCTGCGTTCACTGACAAAATTCTATGCCATCCCGGGACTGCGGCTGGGATATCTCCTTAACAGCGATGTGCAGGCGGTCGCGGCGATGAGGGCGCGCCAGATGCCGTGGTCGATCAACGCTTTTGCTGCACTGGCAGGGGAACAGGTGCTGGAGGATACCGCGTATCAACAGGCGACATGGCAGTGGTTGCGGGAAGAGGGCGGACGTTTTTATCAGCAGCTGTGTGCGCTGTCGGGACTGACGGTCTATCCCGGTCAGGCGAATTATCTTCTGCTGCGTTGCGAAACCGATCTCCAGCGCGCTTTGCTGACGCGACATATTCTGATCCGCAGTTGCGCCAATTACCCAGGTCTTGATGGACGCTATTTCCGCGTGGCAATACGCAGTCAGGAAGAGAACAACCGCCTGCTGGCGGCGTTAACCGAAGTACTTAGCGATACAGTCCATGCTCATTGA
- the nadD gene encoding nicotinate-nucleotide adenylyltransferase produces the protein MKSLQALFGGTFDPVHYGHLKPVETLANLIGLSRVIVMPNNVPPHRPQPEATSEQRKTMLELAIADKPLFILDERELKHDTPSYTAQTLKAWREEQGPDAPLAFIIGQDSLLTFPTWHDYETILDNTHLIVCRRPGYPLEMAQEQHQHWLDQHLTNTPDDLHQLPAGKIYLAETPWFNISATIIRERLENGEPCDDLMPHAVLDYINEHGLYR, from the coding sequence ATGAAATCGTTACAGGCACTCTTTGGCGGCACCTTTGATCCGGTGCACTATGGTCACCTCAAACCCGTGGAAACGCTGGCCAATCTGATTGGTTTATCACGGGTCATCGTGATGCCTAATAATGTTCCTCCTCATCGCCCGCAGCCAGAGGCGACGAGTGAACAGCGCAAAACTATGCTTGAACTGGCAATTGCCGACAAGCCGTTGTTTATCCTTGATGAGCGCGAACTAAAGCACGACACCCCTTCCTATACGGCGCAAACGCTAAAGGCCTGGCGTGAAGAGCAAGGTCCAGATGCCCCACTGGCGTTTATCATCGGCCAGGACTCGTTGCTGACCTTCCCGACCTGGCACGACTACGAAACCATTCTCGACAATACCCATCTGATTGTCTGCCGCCGTCCGGGCTATCCGCTTGAAATGGCGCAGGAACAGCATCAGCATTGGCTGGATCAACATCTGACGAATACGCCGGACGATCTGCACCAGCTACCGGCAGGGAAAATTTATCTCGCCGAGACGCCGTGGTTCAATATTTCCGCCACGATCATCCGCGAGCGGCTGGAAAACGGCGAACCGTGTGATGATCTGATGCCGCACGCGGTGCTGGACTATATCAATGAGCATGGACTGTATCGCTAA